Proteins co-encoded in one Arachis hypogaea cultivar Tifrunner chromosome 13, arahy.Tifrunner.gnm2.J5K5, whole genome shotgun sequence genomic window:
- the LOC112733571 gene encoding glutamate receptor 2.7 has protein sequence MNFHSNLSQAPARSCCLYFYLFVSFLLQVEATANGDNKVISIGAIIDVNSRIGKEQLVAMDIAAQSYNNTSKTYKLALHFQNPTMNPLKATSIAEDMIKNQNVEVIVGMQTWTEAALVAELGSQAQVPVISFAAPSVSSPLMANRWPFLVRLDNKGTAYSKCIADIVHAYGWQRVVAIYEDDGYGGDNGMVGMLSEALQDVGSMIEYRLALPSPSYLPDPAEFLRNELLKLIENTQSRVFIVLPSSLDMVIHLFREASQMGLVDRESVWIIPESITNLLDSVNKSAISYMEGAIGIKNYYSENSTEYKDFEAQFRRTFHSKYTEEDNRNPGFYGLQAYDSIKIVAQAVDRIASHNSSSSSSGKTLLRGILSSKFLGLSGEIQFQELQLMQNPTLRIVNIGGRSYRELDFWSLEHGFTSRLGEGGNDTSRNTEGLSGVVIWPGKLLRVPKGWNLPTKENPMRIAVPGRTSFSKFVKVDYGENGKPNKYSGFCIEIFDKVLELLDYDLPYEYYPINGTYPDLVQLVYNKTYEAVVGDITLLADRMPFVDFTVPYAESGLSMVVPSKSDESAWMFLKPFTWQMWVVTAAILFYTMLVVWYLERESNPEFHGNWKSQLSTALWFTFSSLFFAHKENLSSNLSRVVMVSWLFLVLILNSSYTASLSSMLTVQQLQPNITDIEWLKKNNMKIGCDGDSFVRTYLERVERFKVENIINVSSEYSYVDVFKNGTIAAAFLELPYEKVYMSKYCKGFSGSTPAIRFGGLGFMFQKGSPVTKDVSKAILQLLEQGEIKSLEEKWLSPMGECASNVTTSNTESLKLGSFWILYVISGATSTICFLLSTLHSSPWKRAVTLAKQICKSKKQSEESEAREDVTDIDSSELQEIITVSSSPSHTPMTTPDHGITNARYN, from the exons aTGAATTTCCATTCAAATCTTTCTCAAGCACCTGCAAGAAGTTGTTGTCTCTACTTCTATTTATTCGTCTCCTTTCTTCTCCAAGTTGAGGCTACTGCTAATGGAGACAACAAAGTCATATCTATAGGCGCAATCATCGATGTTAACTCGCGTATTGGGAAAGAACAGCTAGTAGCCATGGACATTGCAGCTCAAAGTTACAATAACACTTCAAAGACCTACAAGCTGGCTCTTCATTTTCAGAACCCCACCATGAATCCCTTAAAAGCCACTTCCATTG ctgaagatatgattaaaaatcaGAACGTGGAAGTGATTGTGGGAATGCAAACATGGACAGAAGCAGCTTTGGTAGCTGAACTAGGAAGCCAGGCTCAAGTTCCTGTCATATCCTTCGCAGCACCTTCTGTTAGCTCACCATTGATGGCAAATCGATGGCCTTTTTTGGTGAGGCTAGATAACAAGGGCACTGCATATTCAAAATGCATAGCAGATATAGTTCATGCTTATGGCTGGCAAAGAGTAGTAGCCATTTATGAAGATGATGGCTACGGTGGAGATAATGGTATGGTAGGTATGCTATCTGAGGCACTCCAAGATGTAGGTTCAATGATTGAGTATCGCTTAGCACTTCCATCACCTTCTTATCTGCCTGATCCTGCTGAATTTCTTCGCAACGAGCTGCTAAAGCTAATTGAAAATACGCAATCTCGGGTGTTCATTGTTCTTCCATCATCATTagatatggtgattcatttgttCAGAGAAGCTTCACAAATGGGTCTTGTGGATAGAGAATCAGTATGGATAATTCCAGAGAGTATAACTAATCTATTGGATTCTGTCAATAAGTCTGCTATTTCCTATATGGAAGGGGCTATAGGGATCAAGAACTACTACTCTGAAAATAGCACAGAGTATAAAGATTTTGAAGCTCAGTTCCGGAGAACATTTCACTCCAAGTATACCGAGGAAGATAACCGCAACCCAGGATTCTACGGTCTGCAAGCATATGACAGCATTAAAATTGTTGCACAAGCAGTGGACAGAATAGCCAGTCACAAtagtagtagcagcagtagtgggaAGACTTTACTAAGAGGAATATTGTCTAGCAAATTCCTTGGTTTAAGTGGAGaaattcaatttcaagaattgcaGCTCATGCAGAACCCTACCTTAAGGATTGTTAATATTGGTGGGAGGAGTTATAGGGAACTAGATTTTTGGAGTCTAGAACATGGATTTACCAGTAGATTAGGAGAAGGTGGAAATGATACTTCTAGGAACACAGAGGGTTTAAGTGGAGTGGTAATTTGGCCAGGGAAATTGTTGAGAGTTCCAAAAGGGTGGAATCTGCCTACTAAGGAAAATCCAATGAGAATTGCAGTGCCAGGAAGAACTTCATTTTCCAAGTTTGTCAAGGTCGATTATGGTGAGAATGGAAAGCCAAATAAATATAGTGGATTCTGCATTGAAATTTTTGATAAGGTGTTAGAACTATTGGATTATGATTTGCCATATGAGTACTATCCCATCAATGGAACCTATCCTGACCTGGTCCAACTTGTCTATAACAAG ACTTATGAGGCTGTTGTTGGGGACATAACCTTACTAGCAGACAGAATGCCATTTGTAGATTTCACTGTGCCATATGCAGAATCAGGATTGTCAATGGTAGTTCCATCAAAGTCAGATGAATCAGCATGGATGTTCCTGAAGCCTTTCACCTGGCAAATGTGGGTGGTAACTGCTGCTATCTTGTTCTACACAATGTTGGTAGTGTGGTACCTGGAGCGAGAATCAAATCCCGAGTTTCATGGCAACTGGAAGAGCCAACTTAGCACTGCACTTTGGTTTACCTTCTCCTCCCTATTCTTTGCTCATA AGGAGAACTTGTCTAGCAACTTAAGCCGTGTTGTGATGGTATCTTGGCTGTTTCTAGTTCTGATCCTTAACTCGAGCTACACTGCAAGTCTTTCATCGATGCTCACAGTTCAACAACTGCAACCGAATATCACAGACATCGAGTggctgaagaagaacaacatGAAGATTGGTTGCGATGGAGATTCTTTTGTTAGGACATACCTTGAGAGAGTAGAGAGGTTCAAGGTAGAAAACATCATAAATGTTAGCAGTGAATACAGCTATGTTGATGTATTCAAAAACGGCACCATAGCAGCTGCTTTTCTTGAACTCCCTTATGAAAAAGTATACATGAGTAAATACTGCAAGGGCTTCTCTGGCTCCACCCCTGCCATCAGATTTGGAGGACTTGGATTT ATGTTCCAGAAAGGCTCCCCGGTGACCAAAGATGTTTCTAAAGCGATATTGCAGCTCTTAGAACAGGGAGAAATAAAGAGTTTAGAAGAGAAATGGCTGAGCCCGATGGGAGAGTGCGCTAGCAATGTCACCACAAGCAACACAGAAAGTTTGAAGCTTGGGAGTTTCTGGATTCTGTATGTGATTTCTGGTGCAACTTCCACCATATGTTTCCTACTTTCTACCCTGCATTCATCACCTTGGAAAAGAGCGGTTACATTAGCTAAGCAGATTtgtaaaagcaagaaacaaagcGAAGAAAGTGAGGCACGTGAGGATGTAACTGACATTG